A genomic region of Streptosporangium lutulentum contains the following coding sequences:
- the trmD gene encoding tRNA (guanosine(37)-N1)-methyltransferase TrmD, whose amino-acid sequence MRVDIISIFPEYFAPLDVSLIGKARERGILDVHLHQLRDRAHDVHRTVDDTPYGGGPGMVMKPEPWGEAIDAVLATDPAVQPRIVVPTPSGVPFTQRLAMEYASEPWLLFTPARYEGIDSRVMAEYGSRMRVDEVGIGDYVLAGGEVAVLVMIEAVGRLLPGVLGNVRSAVDDSFAPGAMENLLEGPVYTKPPEWRGHEVPEILLSGHHGKIARWRRDEALRRTAKNRPELLAALDPESLDKHDRQILAELGLPT is encoded by the coding sequence ATGCGTGTCGACATCATCTCGATCTTCCCCGAGTACTTCGCCCCGCTCGATGTCTCCCTCATCGGCAAGGCCCGTGAGCGCGGCATCCTCGACGTCCACCTCCACCAGCTCCGCGACCGCGCCCACGACGTGCACCGCACCGTCGACGACACTCCCTACGGCGGCGGTCCGGGCATGGTCATGAAGCCCGAACCGTGGGGCGAGGCCATCGACGCGGTCCTCGCCACCGACCCGGCCGTCCAGCCCAGGATCGTCGTGCCGACCCCCAGCGGGGTGCCCTTCACCCAGAGGCTCGCGATGGAGTACGCCTCGGAGCCGTGGCTGCTGTTCACCCCCGCCCGCTACGAGGGCATCGACTCCAGGGTCATGGCCGAGTACGGCTCGCGCATGCGGGTGGACGAGGTCGGCATCGGTGACTACGTGCTCGCCGGCGGCGAGGTGGCGGTGCTGGTGATGATCGAGGCGGTCGGGCGGCTGCTGCCCGGGGTGCTCGGCAACGTCCGCTCGGCCGTGGACGACTCGTTCGCGCCGGGGGCGATGGAGAACCTCCTCGAAGGCCCGGTCTACACCAAGCCGCCGGAGTGGCGGGGGCACGAGGTCCCCGAGATCCTGCTTTCCGGGCACCACGGCAAGATCGCCCGCTGGCGGCGGGACGAGGCGCTCCGCCGTACGGCCAAGAACCGTCCCGAACTGCTGGCCGCGCTTGATCCGGAAAGCCTGGACAAGCACGATCGGCAGATCCTGGCCGAGCTCGGACTGCCCACCTGA
- a CDS encoding ribonuclease HII, producing the protein MTVAFRPRPSVVRRDSGLYGYERALTRRGLGPVAGVDEAGRGACAGPLVIAAVVLGRPIDGLGDSKLLTASRRDSLYERITATAEAIGLVVIPPGEIDTRGLHKSNIDGMRRAVARLSCEFGYVLTDGFPVPGLPVPSLGIWKGDQVAACVAAASIVAKVTRDRMMVALDECHPRYGFAVHKGYGTVDHRRALETYGPCPDHRFSFSTVARSGASGVMGENEVGAGVA; encoded by the coding sequence ATGACGGTTGCGTTTCGCCCCAGACCCAGCGTGGTCCGGAGGGATTCGGGACTGTACGGCTATGAGCGGGCTCTCACGCGCCGCGGGCTGGGGCCCGTGGCCGGAGTCGACGAGGCCGGCAGAGGCGCCTGTGCCGGGCCGCTGGTGATCGCCGCGGTGGTGCTGGGCCGTCCGATCGACGGTCTGGGCGATTCGAAGTTGCTGACGGCCTCCCGGCGCGACTCGCTGTACGAGCGGATCACCGCGACCGCGGAGGCGATCGGCCTGGTGGTGATCCCGCCGGGCGAGATCGACACGCGGGGTCTGCACAAATCCAACATCGATGGAATGCGCCGGGCTGTGGCACGGCTATCCTGTGAGTTTGGTTATGTGCTCACCGACGGGTTCCCCGTCCCTGGGCTGCCCGTCCCATCGCTCGGAATATGGAAGGGTGACCAGGTCGCGGCCTGCGTCGCCGCGGCCTCGATCGTCGCCAAGGTGACGCGGGACAGGATGATGGTCGCGCTGGACGAGTGCCATCCCCGATACGGCTTCGCCGTGCACAAGGGGTATGGCACCGTAGATCATCGCAGGGCGCTCGAAACCTACGGTCCGTGTCCTGATCACCGATTCTCCTTCTCGACGGTGGCGCGGTCAGGGGCGAGTGGGGTGATGGGTGAGAATGAAGTGGGGGCCGGTGTCGCCTGA
- the lepB gene encoding signal peptidase I: MTVDPEAEKENEPEKGKKKKAAGKGGLRESLFLLVCGVVVALLLQAFVFQSFWIPSESMENTLVEHDRVIVNKLHGATERGDIVVFKGWNNEDTIKRVIGIGGDTVKCCDAQKRITVNGVPIDEGAYLHPDDFPSGDPFEKVVPPGRLWVMGDHRTASADSRDHELHEGEGTISEDDVIGRAFAIYWPFSRAAILSTPETFTKSFTKVR, encoded by the coding sequence ATGACCGTTGACCCCGAGGCCGAGAAGGAAAACGAGCCCGAGAAGGGCAAGAAGAAAAAGGCGGCCGGCAAGGGCGGTCTGCGCGAGTCGCTCTTCCTGCTCGTGTGCGGCGTGGTGGTGGCGTTGCTGCTCCAGGCCTTCGTCTTCCAGTCTTTCTGGATCCCGTCGGAGTCCATGGAGAACACCCTGGTCGAGCACGACCGGGTGATCGTCAACAAGCTGCACGGCGCCACCGAGCGCGGAGACATCGTCGTCTTCAAGGGCTGGAACAACGAAGACACGATCAAGAGGGTCATCGGGATCGGCGGTGACACCGTGAAGTGCTGCGACGCCCAGAAGCGGATCACCGTCAACGGGGTCCCGATCGACGAGGGCGCCTACCTGCACCCCGACGACTTCCCCTCGGGTGATCCGTTCGAGAAGGTCGTGCCCCCGGGGCGCCTGTGGGTCATGGGCGATCACCGTACGGCCTCCGCCGACTCCCGGGACCACGAGCTGCACGAGGGGGAAGGGACGATCTCCGAGGACGACGTGATCGGCCGGGCCTTCGCGATCTACTGGCCGTTCTCCAGGGCCGCCATCCTTTCGACGCCCGAGACGTTCACCAAGTCGTTCACCAAGGTGAGATAG
- the rimM gene encoding ribosome maturation factor RimM (Essential for efficient processing of 16S rRNA) — protein sequence MQLVVGRIGRPHGLRGDVSVEVRTDEPEKRFVAGAAVATDPASAGPLLIESLRWHSGTLLVRFEGVNDRNRAEELRGTMLVIDSADIPPSEDPDEFHDHQLIGLAVLTPDGERVGEVSDVLHQGQDLLVVRRGKTDVYVPFVKALVPIVDLDKGILVVDGPAGLLDPDAIV from the coding sequence GTGCAGCTTGTCGTAGGACGGATAGGCCGCCCGCACGGACTCCGCGGCGACGTGTCCGTGGAAGTGCGCACGGACGAGCCCGAAAAGCGTTTCGTCGCCGGAGCGGCCGTCGCGACCGACCCGGCGTCCGCCGGTCCGCTGCTCATCGAATCCCTGCGCTGGCACTCCGGAACCCTGCTGGTCAGATTCGAGGGCGTGAACGACCGCAACCGTGCCGAGGAGCTCCGCGGCACCATGCTCGTCATCGATTCCGCCGACATCCCGCCGTCCGAGGACCCCGACGAGTTCCACGACCACCAGCTCATCGGCCTCGCCGTGCTCACACCTGACGGCGAGCGGGTCGGAGAGGTGTCCGACGTGCTTCACCAGGGCCAGGACCTGCTCGTCGTACGGCGTGGCAAGACCGACGTCTACGTGCCTTTCGTCAAGGCGCTGGTTCCGATCGTCGACCTCGACAAGGGCATCCTCGTCGTGGACGGGCCCGCCGGGCTGCTCGATCCGGATGCGATCGTCTGA
- the lepB gene encoding signal peptidase I → MTSEDREYGAASRRPVEDEVDVVAEETQKDAKSGKDKKKGSFWKELPVLIVVALVLALIIKTFVIQAFYIPSESMENTLLTNDRVLVNKPVYRIRDIERGDVVVFSGVDSWDGEVQFEEPSNAVAGFFRWVGTAFGVIPGEKDYIKRVIGVAGDTVKCCDAKGRVTVNGVPLDEGSYLYPGDVPSQADFEIKVPEGRLWVMGDHRSVSLDSRSHQGDPGGGTIPVDKVIGRAFVIVWPFSRATILSIPDTFSQPALKAASAAAGATPLIAGFAGAVPLLLWRRRWLSRR, encoded by the coding sequence ATGACTAGCGAAGACCGGGAGTACGGCGCAGCTTCGCGTCGACCTGTCGAGGACGAGGTGGACGTGGTCGCCGAAGAAACGCAGAAGGACGCCAAGAGCGGCAAGGACAAGAAAAAGGGCTCTTTCTGGAAAGAACTGCCCGTCCTGATCGTCGTGGCGCTGGTTCTCGCGCTCATAATCAAGACTTTCGTGATCCAGGCCTTCTACATCCCGTCGGAGTCGATGGAGAACACCCTCCTGACGAACGACCGGGTCCTGGTCAACAAGCCCGTCTACCGGATCCGTGACATCGAGCGCGGTGACGTGGTGGTGTTCTCCGGCGTCGACTCCTGGGACGGCGAGGTGCAGTTCGAGGAGCCGTCCAACGCGGTGGCCGGGTTCTTCCGCTGGGTCGGCACGGCGTTCGGCGTGATCCCCGGCGAGAAGGACTACATCAAGCGGGTCATCGGCGTCGCCGGCGACACGGTGAAGTGCTGCGACGCCAAGGGCCGGGTCACGGTCAACGGCGTTCCCCTCGACGAGGGGAGCTATCTCTACCCCGGTGACGTGCCGTCCCAGGCGGACTTCGAGATCAAGGTGCCCGAGGGCCGCCTGTGGGTGATGGGCGACCACCGCTCGGTCTCCCTCGACTCCCGCTCCCACCAGGGCGACCCCGGTGGCGGGACGATCCCGGTGGACAAGGTGATCGGCCGGGCCTTCGTGATCGTCTGGCCGTTCTCCAGGGCCACCATCCTTTCCATTCCAGACACCTTCAGCCAGCCGGCCCTCAAGGCCGCCTCCGCGGCGGCGGGAGCCACCCCGCTCATCGCCGGTTTCGCGGGGGCCGTGCCGTTGCTGCTGTGGCGTCGTCGCTGGCTTTCAAGGCGGTAG
- the rplS gene encoding 50S ribosomal protein L19 — MHTLISELEKTALRTDVPDFRPGDTLEVHVRVIEGSRSRVQIFKGFVLRRQGGGSRETFTVRKVSYSVGVERTFPVHSPVIEKIVLLTRGDVRRAKLYYMRDLRGKAARIREKREAR; from the coding sequence ATGCACACGCTGATCAGCGAGCTCGAGAAAACCGCGCTCCGCACCGATGTCCCGGACTTCCGTCCTGGTGACACGCTCGAAGTTCACGTCCGCGTCATCGAGGGCAGCCGCTCCCGTGTCCAGATCTTCAAGGGCTTCGTCCTGCGCCGTCAGGGCGGTGGCTCCCGCGAGACCTTCACCGTTCGCAAGGTCAGCTACAGCGTCGGCGTCGAGCGCACCTTCCCGGTGCACAGCCCGGTCATCGAGAAGATCGTCCTGCTGACCCGCGGTGACGTTCGCCGCGCCAAGCTTTACTACATGCGCGACCTGCGCGGCAAGGCCGCTCGCATCCGCGAGAAGCGCGAAGCGCGATAG
- a CDS encoding RNA-binding protein — translation MLEEALEHLVKGIVEHPDEVQVHGRRIRSGRVLEVRVHPEDLGKVIGRGGRTAKALRTVVNALGDGKYVRVDLLDLNEAR, via the coding sequence GTGCTCGAGGAGGCCCTCGAGCACCTGGTGAAGGGCATCGTCGAGCATCCCGACGAGGTCCAGGTTCACGGTCGCCGCATTCGCAGCGGGCGTGTGCTTGAGGTCCGGGTCCACCCCGAGGACCTCGGCAAGGTCATCGGCCGTGGCGGCCGTACGGCCAAGGCGCTCCGCACCGTCGTGAACGCTTTGGGGGACGGTAAGTACGTTCGGGTCGATCTTCTCGATCTGAACGAGGCCCGCTAG